A portion of the Gemmatimonadota bacterium genome contains these proteins:
- the ybeY gene encoding rRNA maturation RNase YbeY has product MNIEIETVLPAPDIPREALWTAVCRVLRGEGRDHAAVTVVLVDDPYIRKLNHKYRHLDRATDVLSFGMDDDPGSEGETLGDVYVSVDRAREQAARHHVSLDDELHRLVVHGCLHLLGYDHHTASQRKVMREKERVYSADAAVRFGRADQADQADQADRGIPEGQVGEKCCG; this is encoded by the coding sequence TTGAATATTGAAATCGAGACCGTCCTGCCCGCGCCGGACATCCCGCGCGAGGCGCTATGGACCGCAGTCTGCCGGGTACTCCGGGGCGAAGGCCGGGACCATGCGGCCGTGACCGTGGTACTGGTCGATGACCCCTATATCCGGAAGTTGAATCACAAGTACCGCCATCTGGATCGCGCGACGGACGTGCTGTCGTTCGGCATGGACGACGATCCCGGTTCCGAAGGGGAAACCCTGGGCGACGTTTACGTATCCGTCGACCGGGCCCGGGAACAGGCCGCCCGTCATCACGTGTCCCTGGACGACGAGTTGCATCGGCTCGTGGTCCATGGGTGCCTGCACCTGCTGGGATATGACCACCACACCGCTTCACAGCGCAAAGTGATGCGGGAGAAGGAGCGGGTCTATTCGGCGGATGCGGCGGTCAGGTTCGGCCGGGCCGACCAGGCCGACCAGGCTGACCAGGCTGACCGCGGGATTCCGGAAGGTCAAGTGGGAGAAAAATGTTGTGGATGA